The window GCCAGCCGCGAGAACCAGACAGCAAAGAACGCGGAGAAAGGCTTTCATATCCGTGCCCGGAATCTAGCCAAGTTATTCACGTCGGGCAAGACGGCTCTCGTGCCGCATCGCCCCGGGAGCTACGAGGAGCAGGGAAAAGAGCAGACACCACAGTACCCCCACTCCGCAGATGATGCCGAGGCCGGACAGAGCGGGATTTTGAGCGAGCACCAAGGCGCCAAAGCCCGTGGACGTGGTCAGACCGCTCAAGCCCACGGCTTTGATCGTTCCCGCGAAGTTCCCGTCCCCTGCCCGCGCGGCCAGGATCAGATGGGTGCCATAGTCCACTCCCACACCGAGCATGAGAGGAAAGGCCAGCACGTTGAGCAGATTGATCGGAACGCTGAAGAGCTTCAGCGTGGCTGCCGTGGCGAGAAGAGCAGCGATTATCGAGGCCATGTGCAGCAGCCAAAGCGAGGCGTTGCGGTAGACGAATGCGAGAATGAATGCCACCAGCACGGCCACGGCTCCGCCAAAGACGAGCAATTCGCGTTGCGCCCAAGGCACAAGGCTGGCCAGCGTCTGACTCCAACCCGAGACGAGCGCGCCATCCACATGAGCGTCGATCTCCTTTGCGATGGCAAGACGGTCCGCGGGGGTGAGGCCTTGTGCGACCTTGGCATAGGCGATGACGGTCGGCGAAGTGGAGGACACCATGCGATCGAGCAAAAACCACCAGCGTGATTCCGAGCCCACGTAGTCCCGCCAGTTCGCAGAGGTGATCTTGAGGGCTTGAGTCAGGTCCTCAATGGGTTCCAGCAGCGAGGGCGATGCGACCAGTCCGGTATGCGATGCGGCCACTTGAACAGCAACCCGGGCAGAATTCGCATCCCAGAGCGCGAGAGAACGCCGGTTTTCCGCCACCCGCGCCGGATCGAGATAGAGACCCGACGGCGAGGACCACGACAGGACCTTTCCTTCGCTTTGCAGGCGCTTCAACTCCGCGTCCAGAGCATGAAGTTTTTCTGCACTCGGCGCAGGCAATACTACCATCAGCGGTTCAAACGTTGCAGGGAAGCGCCGCATCATATCGGCCAGAGTGCGTGCCGCCGGAGTGTTCCGCGGCTCAAGAGAAGCTGGGGTGATGTCAAAGCGGAGAGCGCCCCATGGAAGAAGGATCATCGTACCGGCAACAATCGCACCGCCGACACTTGCAGCGACGAGCCAGCCCGCGTGATTACGGCAGAGATCGGCGAACCATTTCGCCGGGCCGAGGCCTGCGGCGTTTCCGGCGGAATCCCGGACAAATGGAAACAGAAAGAGCGTCATGAAGATGGCGCACAAAAACACGCCCGCCGCCACGAGGAAGCCGAGTTGGGCAAAACCTGCGGACCCACTGAAGCTCAGCGCGAGAAAACCCACTCCCGTAGTAAGCGCGACCCAGAGCATGCCCGGCAGACAATGATTAATGGAACTGGCTATGGCCTTCTGCCGGGGCAGACCATCCGAGCGAGCCTGATAAAAATGCTGGCAGAGCAGCAGGCTGAAGTCGTCCCCCAGCCCGAATAGAATCGAACAAAAGCTGATGGCAATGATGTTCAGCTGCCCGAATACCCAGATCCCGCACACCATCGAAATCAGGGCGGTAAACGCCAGGATGAGAGTGATCCCGATGAGAGGTAGAACCCTCCGAAACCCCAGCCAGAAAAGGCCCACGACCGTGATCATCGAAACAGCCGAGGTCAGCATGATGTCGCGCTGCATGCTGGCCGCGATTTCGACAACATAGGCGGAGCGCCCGGTCACGCCGATCTCGGGTCCCTCGGGTCCCATGGCTTTGCGAGCCTCCTCAATGAACTGATGCACCTGCGCCATAACGACCTGGCATGATGCGGCGGAAAGATCGGGCTGATTGGTGATGGCGGGAACGATTGCGGCCGTTTCGTCGCTCGACACCAGGTCGAAGGCATCTGAGAGCGACACGCTTTCCCACACCGGCTTCGCGGCAGCGGTCGCAAGGCCGAGGGGATCATTCTCCCACTCAAAGCGCGCCTTTGGAGAACCTGAGGCCACCTGGTCCGCCAAGCGGGAAAACCGTTCCTCCAGCGTGCCCTCGCTCAGCCGGTCCAGCGCAGCGCGAAAGTCCTGCGGAGGCAGGTTCAGCAGAAGCGGTGCGAGGATCTCGTTGACTTGTCCCGAAGCACCGGCAAGCGGCGGCGTGTCGAGCACACGCACCACCCAGGGCTGTTTTTTCAAGAGCTCAGCAAACTCCTCGCGATACCGGTGCGCGTCGTCAGGCGGCTGCTTCCAGGTCA of the Terrimicrobium sacchariphilum genome contains:
- a CDS encoding MMPL family transporter, which encodes MKYLSDLLASLIVRRQGVLLALGISLALLAGVVLGLRQNFDTDILNLLPASSPAVQGLKVYNADFTQARELAFLLTWKQPPDDAHRYREEFAELLKKQPWVVRVLDTPPLAGASGQVNEILAPLLLNLPPQDFRAALDRLSEGTLEERFSRLADQVASGSPKARFEWENDPLGLATAAAKPVWESVSLSDAFDLVSSDETAAIVPAITNQPDLSAASCQVVMAQVHQFIEEARKAMGPEGPEIGVTGRSAYVVEIAASMQRDIMLTSAVSMITVVGLFWLGFRRVLPLIGITLILAFTALISMVCGIWVFGQLNIIAISFCSILFGLGDDFSLLLCQHFYQARSDGLPRQKAIASSINHCLPGMLWVALTTGVGFLALSFSGSAGFAQLGFLVAAGVFLCAIFMTLFLFPFVRDSAGNAAGLGPAKWFADLCRNHAGWLVAASVGGAIVAGTMILLPWGALRFDITPASLEPRNTPAARTLADMMRRFPATFEPLMVVLPAPSAEKLHALDAELKRLQSEGKVLSWSSPSGLYLDPARVAENRRSLALWDANSARVAVQVAASHTGLVASPSLLEPIEDLTQALKITSANWRDYVGSESRWWFLLDRMVSSTSPTVIAYAKVAQGLTPADRLAIAKEIDAHVDGALVSGWSQTLASLVPWAQRELLVFGGAVAVLVAFILAFVYRNASLWLLHMASIIAALLATAATLKLFSVPINLLNVLAFPLMLGVGVDYGTHLILAARAGDGNFAGTIKAVGLSGLTTSTGFGALVLAQNPALSGLGIICGVGVLWCLLFSLLLVAPGAMRHESRLARRE